A stretch of Mycobacterium sp. ITM-2016-00316 DNA encodes these proteins:
- a CDS encoding heme-copper oxidase subunit III gives MTSAVGTSGTAITSRVHSLNRPNMVSVGTIVWLSSELMFFAGLFAMYFTARAQAQGAWPPEPTELNLWLAVPVTAVLIASSFTCQMGVFAAERGDVFGLRRWYVITFLMGLFFVLGQGYEYIHLVETGTTIPGSAYGSVFYLATGFHGLHVIGGLVAFIFLLIRTRLSKFTPAQATAAIVVSYYWHFVDIVWIALFAVIYFVR, from the coding sequence GTGACGAGCGCTGTTGGGACCTCGGGGACCGCGATTACCTCCCGCGTACATTCGCTGAACAGACCGAACATGGTCAGTGTCGGCACCATTGTGTGGCTTTCCAGTGAGCTGATGTTCTTTGCTGGTCTGTTCGCGATGTACTTCACCGCGCGTGCGCAGGCCCAAGGCGCCTGGCCGCCCGAGCCGACCGAGCTGAACTTGTGGCTCGCGGTACCGGTGACCGCGGTGCTGATCGCCTCCTCCTTCACCTGCCAGATGGGCGTGTTCGCCGCCGAGCGGGGCGACGTGTTCGGCCTGCGCCGGTGGTACGTGATCACCTTCCTGATGGGACTGTTCTTCGTCCTCGGCCAGGGCTACGAGTACATCCACCTCGTCGAGACCGGCACCACCATCCCGGGCAGTGCCTACGGGTCGGTGTTCTATCTGGCCACCGGCTTCCACGGACTGCACGTCATCGGCGGTCTGGTCGCCTTCATCTTCTTGCTCATTCGCACCAGGCTGTCCAAATTCACGCCTGCGCAGGCGACCGCGGCGATCGTCGTGTCCTACTACTGGCACTTCGTCGACATCGTGTGGATCGCCCTGTTCGCCGTCATCTACTTCGTCCGATGA